Proteins from a single region of Chitinivibrio alkaliphilus ACht1:
- a CDS encoding tetratricopeptide repeat protein has product MKRTTMITKYCTIFFLFGWTLSVTASTLQGDSFRTHLAQRNSILTEIFHHSTPAKEQISPETTTQFEQQAGDSLSYYVSFLKGLAQPPGETKALFEKAKSRAMSNPTHLWSLFTSFERYNISDHAEDVLDSLYKIQISSGSIATPLVEHLFINLSRHAFSQENYDDAERYLSYAERFSTSPCLYERNRIFLPHATTPFLTTLFSFKNCFTASLGTWHGQLSFISALVSFLSTLIHTAVYVLLFVLLIRYYSVILHKLSCLYPRQIPYYLRITYVVLPLLCLLIFFSYPLFFATALFIIIFAEEKKDHYFALALVVGLMSMPLLRTVNADRTYLESPEAPHALYIRSLEENTDSLFRKTVYETLENDTYSQLHRALLYTSLSLSYAREEDFSRAAYYSDLAVRRKANCKPSRITAGPMHLLAGDIDAGLSFLEEAQEQYPQSAAANYNYSRGLLEYRNERYSGEYFRRAAQIDGDIIGRFTDENTRYFGKQWPPLRRYILGEFSPHYLWKNIGSLLAGRQHRTSLVWGYQFFHISLLPTLIILVIATLWAVVYKISHGNKRSSVGACSLCGRKTCRKCREGEYCLECKKSLGAISNSSLVESMKIKISLHKRFMNRMTGIIMNLLVPGSKVFFLRDTQSKNLFPFFMTIVVYTLYATILSTQFTLYFQRDTLVKLICMAVLSLYNIFFLVQFFHNLKHEITTGRK; this is encoded by the coding sequence ATGAAAAGAACTACTATGATTACAAAATATTGTACCATATTTTTCCTATTCGGCTGGACCCTCTCTGTTACGGCATCCACTCTGCAGGGAGATTCTTTTCGTACCCATCTTGCCCAGCGCAACTCAATTCTCACAGAGATATTCCACCACTCTACCCCTGCGAAAGAACAGATTTCTCCCGAAACAACCACTCAATTCGAACAGCAGGCCGGCGACTCCCTTTCCTATTATGTGAGCTTTCTCAAGGGCCTTGCTCAGCCCCCGGGGGAAACAAAGGCGCTCTTTGAAAAAGCAAAATCACGGGCAATGTCAAACCCAACACACCTTTGGTCTCTCTTTACAAGCTTTGAGCGCTATAACATATCCGATCACGCAGAGGATGTACTGGACTCACTCTACAAAATACAGATATCCAGCGGTAGCATTGCAACTCCCCTGGTGGAACATTTATTCATTAACTTATCACGCCATGCCTTCAGCCAAGAAAACTATGATGATGCAGAACGCTACCTCTCCTACGCAGAACGGTTCTCTACGTCGCCCTGCCTCTACGAAAGAAACAGGATTTTTCTGCCCCATGCTACCACCCCATTTCTTACTACTCTTTTTTCTTTCAAGAACTGTTTCACCGCCTCCCTCGGCACATGGCATGGACAGCTATCCTTCATATCGGCCCTTGTCTCATTTTTGTCAACCCTCATTCATACCGCTGTCTATGTTCTGCTTTTCGTACTCTTAATTCGATATTATTCAGTAATACTGCACAAACTCAGCTGTCTCTACCCACGTCAAATACCATACTACCTACGCATTACCTATGTCGTACTTCCCCTGCTCTGCCTGCTGATCTTTTTCTCCTACCCCCTCTTTTTTGCCACAGCCCTTTTTATTATCATATTTGCTGAAGAGAAAAAAGATCACTACTTTGCCCTTGCCCTTGTCGTGGGACTCATGAGCATGCCCCTCTTGCGAACGGTAAACGCAGACCGTACGTATTTAGAAAGCCCTGAAGCTCCCCACGCTCTCTACATACGTTCTCTAGAAGAAAATACGGATAGTCTCTTTCGAAAAACGGTGTATGAGACCCTTGAAAACGATACCTATTCACAGCTGCACCGCGCCCTCTTATACACCAGCCTCTCTCTCAGCTATGCCCGCGAAGAAGACTTTTCCCGCGCGGCGTACTACAGCGACCTTGCCGTGCGAAGAAAGGCCAATTGTAAACCCAGTCGTATCACTGCTGGTCCCATGCATCTTCTTGCAGGCGATATTGATGCGGGGCTCTCTTTCCTCGAAGAAGCGCAGGAGCAATACCCCCAGTCAGCTGCAGCAAATTACAACTACAGCCGTGGGCTTCTGGAATATAGAAACGAACGGTATTCAGGAGAGTATTTTCGCCGTGCTGCTCAGATTGACGGAGATATTATTGGCAGATTCACCGATGAGAATACCCGCTACTTTGGTAAACAATGGCCTCCCTTACGACGATATATTCTCGGAGAATTCTCACCTCACTACCTCTGGAAAAATATCGGGAGTCTTTTGGCTGGAAGACAGCACCGTACCAGCCTTGTGTGGGGCTATCAATTTTTCCATATTTCCTTGCTTCCAACCCTCATTATTTTAGTAATCGCCACGCTCTGGGCGGTTGTCTACAAGATCTCCCACGGTAATAAGCGCTCTTCCGTGGGGGCATGCTCACTATGTGGACGGAAAACCTGCCGCAAATGTCGCGAAGGAGAGTACTGTCTTGAGTGTAAAAAAAGCCTCGGTGCCATATCAAACAGCTCTCTTGTAGAAAGCATGAAAATAAAAATATCACTGCATAAACGCTTTATGAACCGTATGACAGGAATTATTATGAACCTGTTGGTTCCGGGTAGCAAGGTATTTTTCCTTCGGGATACACAAAGCAAAAACCTGTTTCCCTTTTTTATGACCATTGTGGTATACACCTTATACGCAACCATTCTATCTACACAATTCACCCTCTATTTTCAAAGGGACACCCTCGTTAAACTGATCTGCATGGCCGTACTGTCTCTATACAACATATTTTTTCTTGTCCAGTTTTTCCATAACCTCAAACATGAAATTACTACGGGGAGGAAATAA
- a CDS encoding lipopolysaccharide biosynthesis protein, whose product MHNLTQNILSLSGAVGYAKVVSLLITPLITRLFSPEEYGYYTTFMAALAMISVGAVKYENTLVLQSCKKDFSQLCTLTLSIVLFIFLAVLTFTTTQGTRELFSIPHAPLLALAYLSTSLFDIFKKIQYQKNQFRRVAWALLLQSTWTAGGKLLSGIFSWGSTGLILSGISGVFLAALALLYPLPTFNITSPKALWAVAQKYQEFPRYTFPTTLLSAFVVAIPPLYLSWNFSSATAGYYGLAYAMVRVPAQIIGSAVNDAYYAEAGKRIHTNPKALKQITTSLRRKSLLISTPFLLFFILLAPSLFTTLFGAAWHEAGVYAQILPIMVFADVIFEPAGRLFEAARRQKILFRLIIFRVLSIVFFLLAVNETFQSPLLFLCGYCSINTLFSLIIHRTALSHILGDTPE is encoded by the coding sequence ATGCATAATCTTACACAGAACATACTGAGTCTCAGCGGTGCCGTAGGGTATGCAAAGGTGGTTTCCCTGCTTATCACGCCTCTTATCACTCGCCTCTTCAGCCCGGAGGAGTATGGGTATTATACCACCTTTATGGCAGCCCTCGCCATGATATCTGTGGGGGCGGTAAAATATGAAAACACCCTTGTTCTCCAATCATGTAAAAAAGATTTTTCGCAGCTTTGTACCCTTACACTCTCTATCGTGTTATTCATTTTCCTTGCGGTGCTCACATTCACGACAACCCAAGGGACCAGGGAACTATTCTCCATACCCCACGCTCCTCTGCTTGCCCTTGCCTACCTAAGCACATCTCTTTTCGACATCTTCAAAAAAATACAGTATCAAAAAAATCAGTTTCGTCGGGTGGCATGGGCACTCCTTCTGCAAAGCACGTGGACAGCAGGAGGAAAACTCCTTTCCGGCATATTTTCCTGGGGAAGCACCGGGCTTATTCTCAGCGGCATCAGTGGCGTCTTCTTAGCAGCCTTGGCCCTGCTCTACCCCCTGCCAACTTTCAATATCACATCACCCAAGGCCCTTTGGGCCGTCGCACAAAAATATCAGGAATTCCCCCGCTATACCTTTCCCACAACCCTTTTATCTGCCTTTGTTGTGGCCATCCCCCCCCTCTATCTTTCGTGGAATTTCTCCTCTGCAACAGCGGGGTATTACGGGCTGGCCTATGCCATGGTTCGTGTGCCTGCCCAGATTATCGGTTCTGCTGTAAATGATGCCTATTATGCAGAAGCGGGGAAGCGTATCCACACAAACCCGAAAGCACTGAAGCAAATCACAACGTCACTTCGCCGAAAAAGTCTTCTAATATCAACTCCATTTCTCCTTTTTTTCATACTCCTTGCCCCTTCTTTGTTCACCACTCTTTTCGGTGCTGCGTGGCATGAAGCAGGTGTATATGCTCAAATACTCCCCATAATGGTATTTGCCGATGTTATTTTTGAACCTGCAGGCCGCCTCTTTGAAGCAGCTCGCCGTCAAAAAATCCTGTTTCGTCTCATCATATTTCGTGTACTCTCTATCGTTTTTTTTCTACTTGCCGTAAACGAAACATTTCAATCCCCCCTTCTGTTTCTCTGTGGGTATTGCAGTATAAACACTCTTTTTTCCCTGATAATTCATCGTACCGCCCTTTCGCACATCCTCGGTGACACCCCGGAGTAA